A genomic stretch from Apis cerana isolate GH-2021 linkage group LG7, AcerK_1.0, whole genome shotgun sequence includes:
- the LOC107993712 gene encoding mitogen-activated protein kinase kinase kinase kinase 5 isoform X6 has product MALNANALSSDISRRNPQDEYELIQRIGSGTYGDVYKAKRLSTNDLAAIKVIKLEPGDDFAIIQQEILMMKDCRHPNIIAYYGSYLRRDKLWICMEYCGGGSLQDIYHITGPLSEIQIAYMCRETLLGLAYLHSMGKMHRDIKGANILLTEAGDVKLADFGVSAQITATINKRKSFIGTPYWMAPEVAAVERKGGYNQLCDIWACGITAIELAELQPPMFDLHPMRALFLMSKSGFKPPTLKDRDKWSPTFHNFVKIALTKNPKKRPTAEKLLQHTFFQGEMNKRLALELLQKVSNPSHMFTELEADEDGAVPNVPQRIASRHTARPRPKSPIPQLDSDDQINLDGTLQRDVISPSVDTNPSWDIMDIMNNVKSVHNCDVHPDCGIGTAFEDVQEKSLLQYIDEELLLRATLPLGESSNDCEVHGAYYNISGSQASPRRHSSVDELYGLVNSTQSLAAMNGQRQRSLSDSGPRDESPQSNGQNEMSGEGDREGMSPDLLSDTPPVPPRRRDRKRHTPPRPISNGLPPTPKVHMGACFSKVFNGCPLRIHCTASWIHPDTRDQHLLIAAEEGIYNLNLNELHETAIDQLYPRRTIWMYVIKDVLMSLSGKTPQLYRHDLLAMQSKQTHRFSLHMNKIPERLVPRKFALTTKVPDTKGCTKCCVGRNPYNGYKYLCGAMPTGIFLMQWYDPLNKFMLLKHFDCTLPTPLNVFEIIITPEMEYPMVCVSVKQPYQQNKLKLDLINMNSGASWFHSDELEDMDGSATVIPRRENLHVINVTQLEKNAILVCYDNVVKVVTLQGKPRSSRKHMSELHFNFQIESIICLPDSVLAFHKHGMQGRSFKNGEVTQEISDPSRTYRLLGSDKVVMLESHLVQSGTLTESEGADLYILAGHEASY; this is encoded by the exons ATGGCTTTGAACGCTAACGCGTTATCCAGTGACATAAGCCGAAGAAATCCACAAGATGAATACGAACTCATTCAGAGGATAGGCAGCGGAACGTACGGAGATGTTTACAAG gCCAAAAGACTTTCCACGAATGATCTCGCTGCAATTAAGGTTATCAAATTGGAACCAG gagatgattttgcaataattcaacaagaaattttaatgatgaaaGATTGCAGACATCCTAATATTATTGCCTATTATGGAAGTTATTTGAGAAGAGATAAATTATGGATTTGTATGGAATATTGTGGAGGTGGTTCTTTACAAGATATATATCAca tTACTGGGCCTTTGTCAGAAATACAAATAGCATACATGTGTCGAGAAACACTTTTGGGATTGGCTTATTTGCATAGTATGGGCAAAATGCATCGTGATATTAAAGGtgccaatatattattaaccgAAGCTGGGGATGTCAAATTAGCTGATTTTGGTGTATCGGCACAAATTACTGCAACTATTAATAAAAGGAAGAGTTTCATTGGTACTCCTTATTGGATGGCACCTGAG GTTGCAGCTGTAGAAAGAAAGGGTGGTTATAATCAACTTTGTGATATTTGGGCATGTGGAATTACTGCAATAGAGTTAGCTGAATTGCAACCACCTATGTTTGATTTACATCCTATGAGAGCACTTTTTCTTATGTCCAAATCTGGATTTAAACCACCTACGTTAAAAGATCGTGACAAGTGGAGTCCAACATTCcataatttcgtaaaaattgctCTAACTAAAAATCCTAAGAAAAGACCAACtgctgaaaaattattacag cATACATTTTTTCAAGGAGAAATGAATAAACGTTTAGCTCtagaattattgcaaaaagtATCGAATCCTAGTCATATGTTCACTGAATTAGAAGCAGATGAAGATGGAGCTGTACCTAATGTTCCACAGAGGATAGCATCGCGTCATACTGCAAGACCTAGACCAAAAAGTCCTATACCACAATTAGATAGCGACG atCAAATTAATCTTGATGGAACATTGCAAAGAGATGTGATTTCTCCATCTGTAGATACTAATCCATCATGGGATATCAtggatattatgaataatgtcaag tcAGTTCATAACTGCGATGTTCATCCAGATTGTGGTATTGGCACAGCATTTGAAGATGTACAAGAAaa GAGTCTATTGCAGTACATTGATGAGGAGTTGTTGCTAAG agCTACACTTCCTCTTGGAGAATCATCAAATGATTGTGAAGTGCATGGCgcatattacaatatatcag gATCACAAGCAAGTCCAAGACGCCATAGCTCTGTAGATGAATTATATGGTTTAGTAAACAGTACTCAATCTTTGGCTGCTATGAATGGACAACGTCAACGATCTCTTTCGGATAGTGGTCCTAGAGATGAATCTCCTCAATCAAATG gTCAAAATGAGATGTCAGGCGAGGGAGATCGAGAAGGTATGAGCCCAGATTTATTATCCGATACTCCTCCTGTTCCTCCGAGAAGAAGGGATAGAAAACGTCATACACCTCCTAGACCTATCAGCAATGGACTGCCACCAACACCTAAAGTTCATATGGGAGCATGTTTTTCGAAA gtaTTTAATGGTTGTCCATTAAGAATACATTGTACTGCAAGTTGGATTCATCCAGATACAAGGGATCAGCATTTATTAATTGCAGCAGAAGaaggaatttataatttaaatttaaatgaacttCATGAAACTGCAATAGATCAATTATATCCAAGACGAACTATTTGGATGTATGTCATCAAAGATGTTCTCATGTCTTTATCtg gaaAAACTCCTCAATTATATAGACATGATTTATTAGCAATGCAAAGCAAACAAACCCATAGGTTTTCATTACACATGAATAAAATACCTGAAAGATTAGTCCCTAGAAAATTTGCCCTAACTACAAAAGTACCAGACACAAAAGGTTGTACTAAATGCTGTGTAGGAAGAAATCCATATAATgg atataaatatttatgtggtGCAATGCCaactggaatatttttaatgcaatggTATGATCCTCTTAATAAATTCATGTTGTTAAAGCATTTTGATTGTACATTACCAACACCACTAaatgtatttgaaattattattacacctGAAATGGAATATCCAATGGTGTGTGTATCTGTGAAACAACCAtatcaacaaaataaattaaaattggatttaaTCAATATGAATTCAGGAGCAAGTTGGTTTCATAGTGATGAATTGGAAGATATGGATGGTTCtg ctaCTGTGATACCAAGAAGAGAAAATCTTCATGTTATCAATGTTACACagttagaaaaaaatgcaatattagTCTGTTACGAta atgtaGTAAAAGTGGTAACATTGCAAGGAAAACCTAGATCAAGCAGAAAGCACATGTcagaattacattttaattttcaaattgaatccATTA TTTGTTTACCAGATAGTGTGCTAGCATTTCATAAACATGGTATGCAAGGTAGAAGTTTCAAAAACGGTGAAGTTACACAAGAAATCAGTGATCCGAGTAGAACATACAGATTACTTGGATCAGATAA agttGTGATGCTGGAAAGCCATTTAGTTCAATCAGGCACACTGACTGAATCCGAAGGCGCGGATTTGTATATACTTGCTGGACACGAAGCCAGTTATTAA
- the LOC107993712 gene encoding mitogen-activated protein kinase kinase kinase kinase 5 isoform X1, which yields MALNANALSSDISRRNPQDEYELIQRIGSGTYGDVYKAKRLSTNDLAAIKVIKLEPGDDFAIIQQEILMMKDCRHPNIIAYYGSYLRRDKLWICMEYCGGGSLQDIYHITGPLSEIQIAYMCRETLLGLAYLHSMGKMHRDIKGANILLTEAGDVKLADFGVSAQITATINKRKSFIGTPYWMAPEVAAVERKGGYNQLCDIWACGITAIELAELQPPMFDLHPMRALFLMSKSGFKPPTLKDRDKWSPTFHNFVKIALTKNPKKRPTAEKLLQHTFFQGEMNKRLALELLQKVSNPSHMFTELEADEDGAVPNVPQRIASRHTARPRPKSPIPQLDSDDQINLDGTLQRDVISPSVDTNPSWDIMDIMNNVKSVHNCDVHPDCGIGTAFEDVQENPVGANVTTDNRESRRSKTGTEIFHMSLRSLLQYIDEELLLRGNAMSMVGGHCDQLYSLQATLPLGESSNDCEVHGAYYNISGSQASPRRHSSVDELYGLVNSTQSLAAMNGQRQRSLSDSGPRDESPQSNGQNEMSGEGDREGMSPDLLSDTPPVPPRRRDRKRHTPPRPISNGLPPTPKVHMGACFSKVFNGCPLRIHCTASWIHPDTRDQHLLIAAEEGIYNLNLNELHETAIDQLYPRRTIWMYVIKDVLMSLSGKTPQLYRHDLLAMQSKQTHRFSLHMNKIPERLVPRKFALTTKVPDTKGCTKCCVGRNPYNGYKYLCGAMPTGIFLMQWYDPLNKFMLLKHFDCTLPTPLNVFEIIITPEMEYPMVCVSVKQPYQQNKLKLDLINMNSGASWFHSDELEDMDGSATVIPRRENLHVINVTQLEKNAILVCYDNVVKVVTLQGKPRSSRKHMSELHFNFQIESIICLPDSVLAFHKHGMQGRSFKNGEVTQEISDPSRTYRLLGSDKVVMLESHLVQSGTLTESEGADLYILAGHEASY from the exons ATGGCTTTGAACGCTAACGCGTTATCCAGTGACATAAGCCGAAGAAATCCACAAGATGAATACGAACTCATTCAGAGGATAGGCAGCGGAACGTACGGAGATGTTTACAAG gCCAAAAGACTTTCCACGAATGATCTCGCTGCAATTAAGGTTATCAAATTGGAACCAG gagatgattttgcaataattcaacaagaaattttaatgatgaaaGATTGCAGACATCCTAATATTATTGCCTATTATGGAAGTTATTTGAGAAGAGATAAATTATGGATTTGTATGGAATATTGTGGAGGTGGTTCTTTACAAGATATATATCAca tTACTGGGCCTTTGTCAGAAATACAAATAGCATACATGTGTCGAGAAACACTTTTGGGATTGGCTTATTTGCATAGTATGGGCAAAATGCATCGTGATATTAAAGGtgccaatatattattaaccgAAGCTGGGGATGTCAAATTAGCTGATTTTGGTGTATCGGCACAAATTACTGCAACTATTAATAAAAGGAAGAGTTTCATTGGTACTCCTTATTGGATGGCACCTGAG GTTGCAGCTGTAGAAAGAAAGGGTGGTTATAATCAACTTTGTGATATTTGGGCATGTGGAATTACTGCAATAGAGTTAGCTGAATTGCAACCACCTATGTTTGATTTACATCCTATGAGAGCACTTTTTCTTATGTCCAAATCTGGATTTAAACCACCTACGTTAAAAGATCGTGACAAGTGGAGTCCAACATTCcataatttcgtaaaaattgctCTAACTAAAAATCCTAAGAAAAGACCAACtgctgaaaaattattacag cATACATTTTTTCAAGGAGAAATGAATAAACGTTTAGCTCtagaattattgcaaaaagtATCGAATCCTAGTCATATGTTCACTGAATTAGAAGCAGATGAAGATGGAGCTGTACCTAATGTTCCACAGAGGATAGCATCGCGTCATACTGCAAGACCTAGACCAAAAAGTCCTATACCACAATTAGATAGCGACG atCAAATTAATCTTGATGGAACATTGCAAAGAGATGTGATTTCTCCATCTGTAGATACTAATCCATCATGGGATATCAtggatattatgaataatgtcaag tcAGTTCATAACTGCGATGTTCATCCAGATTGTGGTATTGGCACAGCATTTGAAGATGTACAAGAAaa tCCTGTTGGCGCGAACGTTACAACAGATAATAGAGAGTCGCGTCGAAGCAAAACAGGCACAGAGATATTTCATATGAGTTTAAG GAGTCTATTGCAGTACATTGATGAGGAGTTGTTGCTAAG GGGGAATGCAATGTCGATGGTTGGTGGGCATTGCGACCAGCTATATTCCCTGCA agCTACACTTCCTCTTGGAGAATCATCAAATGATTGTGAAGTGCATGGCgcatattacaatatatcag gATCACAAGCAAGTCCAAGACGCCATAGCTCTGTAGATGAATTATATGGTTTAGTAAACAGTACTCAATCTTTGGCTGCTATGAATGGACAACGTCAACGATCTCTTTCGGATAGTGGTCCTAGAGATGAATCTCCTCAATCAAATG gTCAAAATGAGATGTCAGGCGAGGGAGATCGAGAAGGTATGAGCCCAGATTTATTATCCGATACTCCTCCTGTTCCTCCGAGAAGAAGGGATAGAAAACGTCATACACCTCCTAGACCTATCAGCAATGGACTGCCACCAACACCTAAAGTTCATATGGGAGCATGTTTTTCGAAA gtaTTTAATGGTTGTCCATTAAGAATACATTGTACTGCAAGTTGGATTCATCCAGATACAAGGGATCAGCATTTATTAATTGCAGCAGAAGaaggaatttataatttaaatttaaatgaacttCATGAAACTGCAATAGATCAATTATATCCAAGACGAACTATTTGGATGTATGTCATCAAAGATGTTCTCATGTCTTTATCtg gaaAAACTCCTCAATTATATAGACATGATTTATTAGCAATGCAAAGCAAACAAACCCATAGGTTTTCATTACACATGAATAAAATACCTGAAAGATTAGTCCCTAGAAAATTTGCCCTAACTACAAAAGTACCAGACACAAAAGGTTGTACTAAATGCTGTGTAGGAAGAAATCCATATAATgg atataaatatttatgtggtGCAATGCCaactggaatatttttaatgcaatggTATGATCCTCTTAATAAATTCATGTTGTTAAAGCATTTTGATTGTACATTACCAACACCACTAaatgtatttgaaattattattacacctGAAATGGAATATCCAATGGTGTGTGTATCTGTGAAACAACCAtatcaacaaaataaattaaaattggatttaaTCAATATGAATTCAGGAGCAAGTTGGTTTCATAGTGATGAATTGGAAGATATGGATGGTTCtg ctaCTGTGATACCAAGAAGAGAAAATCTTCATGTTATCAATGTTACACagttagaaaaaaatgcaatattagTCTGTTACGAta atgtaGTAAAAGTGGTAACATTGCAAGGAAAACCTAGATCAAGCAGAAAGCACATGTcagaattacattttaattttcaaattgaatccATTA TTTGTTTACCAGATAGTGTGCTAGCATTTCATAAACATGGTATGCAAGGTAGAAGTTTCAAAAACGGTGAAGTTACACAAGAAATCAGTGATCCGAGTAGAACATACAGATTACTTGGATCAGATAA agttGTGATGCTGGAAAGCCATTTAGTTCAATCAGGCACACTGACTGAATCCGAAGGCGCGGATTTGTATATACTTGCTGGACACGAAGCCAGTTATTAA
- the LOC107993712 gene encoding mitogen-activated protein kinase kinase kinase kinase 5 isoform X5 gives MALNANALSSDISRRNPQDEYELIQRIGSGTYGDVYKAKRLSTNDLAAIKVIKLEPGDDFAIIQQEILMMKDCRHPNIIAYYGSYLRRDKLWICMEYCGGGSLQDIYHITGPLSEIQIAYMCRETLLGLAYLHSMGKMHRDIKGANILLTEAGDVKLADFGVSAQITATINKRKSFIGTPYWMAPEVAAVERKGGYNQLCDIWACGITAIELAELQPPMFDLHPMRALFLMSKSGFKPPTLKDRDKWSPTFHNFVKIALTKNPKKRPTAEKLLQHTFFQGEMNKRLALELLQKVSNPSHMFTELEADEDGAVPNVPQRIASRHTARPRPKSPIPQLDSDDQINLDGTLQRDVISPSVDTNPSWDIMDIMNNVKSVHNCDVHPDCGIGTAFEDVQEKGNAMSMVGGHCDQLYSLQATLPLGESSNDCEVHGAYYNISGSQASPRRHSSVDELYGLVNSTQSLAAMNGQRQRSLSDSGPRDESPQSNGQNEMSGEGDREGMSPDLLSDTPPVPPRRRDRKRHTPPRPISNGLPPTPKVHMGACFSKVFNGCPLRIHCTASWIHPDTRDQHLLIAAEEGIYNLNLNELHETAIDQLYPRRTIWMYVIKDVLMSLSGKTPQLYRHDLLAMQSKQTHRFSLHMNKIPERLVPRKFALTTKVPDTKGCTKCCVGRNPYNGYKYLCGAMPTGIFLMQWYDPLNKFMLLKHFDCTLPTPLNVFEIIITPEMEYPMVCVSVKQPYQQNKLKLDLINMNSGASWFHSDELEDMDGSATVIPRRENLHVINVTQLEKNAILVCYDNVVKVVTLQGKPRSSRKHMSELHFNFQIESIICLPDSVLAFHKHGMQGRSFKNGEVTQEISDPSRTYRLLGSDKVVMLESHLVQSGTLTESEGADLYILAGHEASY, from the exons ATGGCTTTGAACGCTAACGCGTTATCCAGTGACATAAGCCGAAGAAATCCACAAGATGAATACGAACTCATTCAGAGGATAGGCAGCGGAACGTACGGAGATGTTTACAAG gCCAAAAGACTTTCCACGAATGATCTCGCTGCAATTAAGGTTATCAAATTGGAACCAG gagatgattttgcaataattcaacaagaaattttaatgatgaaaGATTGCAGACATCCTAATATTATTGCCTATTATGGAAGTTATTTGAGAAGAGATAAATTATGGATTTGTATGGAATATTGTGGAGGTGGTTCTTTACAAGATATATATCAca tTACTGGGCCTTTGTCAGAAATACAAATAGCATACATGTGTCGAGAAACACTTTTGGGATTGGCTTATTTGCATAGTATGGGCAAAATGCATCGTGATATTAAAGGtgccaatatattattaaccgAAGCTGGGGATGTCAAATTAGCTGATTTTGGTGTATCGGCACAAATTACTGCAACTATTAATAAAAGGAAGAGTTTCATTGGTACTCCTTATTGGATGGCACCTGAG GTTGCAGCTGTAGAAAGAAAGGGTGGTTATAATCAACTTTGTGATATTTGGGCATGTGGAATTACTGCAATAGAGTTAGCTGAATTGCAACCACCTATGTTTGATTTACATCCTATGAGAGCACTTTTTCTTATGTCCAAATCTGGATTTAAACCACCTACGTTAAAAGATCGTGACAAGTGGAGTCCAACATTCcataatttcgtaaaaattgctCTAACTAAAAATCCTAAGAAAAGACCAACtgctgaaaaattattacag cATACATTTTTTCAAGGAGAAATGAATAAACGTTTAGCTCtagaattattgcaaaaagtATCGAATCCTAGTCATATGTTCACTGAATTAGAAGCAGATGAAGATGGAGCTGTACCTAATGTTCCACAGAGGATAGCATCGCGTCATACTGCAAGACCTAGACCAAAAAGTCCTATACCACAATTAGATAGCGACG atCAAATTAATCTTGATGGAACATTGCAAAGAGATGTGATTTCTCCATCTGTAGATACTAATCCATCATGGGATATCAtggatattatgaataatgtcaag tcAGTTCATAACTGCGATGTTCATCCAGATTGTGGTATTGGCACAGCATTTGAAGATGTACAAGAAaa GGGGAATGCAATGTCGATGGTTGGTGGGCATTGCGACCAGCTATATTCCCTGCA agCTACACTTCCTCTTGGAGAATCATCAAATGATTGTGAAGTGCATGGCgcatattacaatatatcag gATCACAAGCAAGTCCAAGACGCCATAGCTCTGTAGATGAATTATATGGTTTAGTAAACAGTACTCAATCTTTGGCTGCTATGAATGGACAACGTCAACGATCTCTTTCGGATAGTGGTCCTAGAGATGAATCTCCTCAATCAAATG gTCAAAATGAGATGTCAGGCGAGGGAGATCGAGAAGGTATGAGCCCAGATTTATTATCCGATACTCCTCCTGTTCCTCCGAGAAGAAGGGATAGAAAACGTCATACACCTCCTAGACCTATCAGCAATGGACTGCCACCAACACCTAAAGTTCATATGGGAGCATGTTTTTCGAAA gtaTTTAATGGTTGTCCATTAAGAATACATTGTACTGCAAGTTGGATTCATCCAGATACAAGGGATCAGCATTTATTAATTGCAGCAGAAGaaggaatttataatttaaatttaaatgaacttCATGAAACTGCAATAGATCAATTATATCCAAGACGAACTATTTGGATGTATGTCATCAAAGATGTTCTCATGTCTTTATCtg gaaAAACTCCTCAATTATATAGACATGATTTATTAGCAATGCAAAGCAAACAAACCCATAGGTTTTCATTACACATGAATAAAATACCTGAAAGATTAGTCCCTAGAAAATTTGCCCTAACTACAAAAGTACCAGACACAAAAGGTTGTACTAAATGCTGTGTAGGAAGAAATCCATATAATgg atataaatatttatgtggtGCAATGCCaactggaatatttttaatgcaatggTATGATCCTCTTAATAAATTCATGTTGTTAAAGCATTTTGATTGTACATTACCAACACCACTAaatgtatttgaaattattattacacctGAAATGGAATATCCAATGGTGTGTGTATCTGTGAAACAACCAtatcaacaaaataaattaaaattggatttaaTCAATATGAATTCAGGAGCAAGTTGGTTTCATAGTGATGAATTGGAAGATATGGATGGTTCtg ctaCTGTGATACCAAGAAGAGAAAATCTTCATGTTATCAATGTTACACagttagaaaaaaatgcaatattagTCTGTTACGAta atgtaGTAAAAGTGGTAACATTGCAAGGAAAACCTAGATCAAGCAGAAAGCACATGTcagaattacattttaattttcaaattgaatccATTA TTTGTTTACCAGATAGTGTGCTAGCATTTCATAAACATGGTATGCAAGGTAGAAGTTTCAAAAACGGTGAAGTTACACAAGAAATCAGTGATCCGAGTAGAACATACAGATTACTTGGATCAGATAA agttGTGATGCTGGAAAGCCATTTAGTTCAATCAGGCACACTGACTGAATCCGAAGGCGCGGATTTGTATATACTTGCTGGACACGAAGCCAGTTATTAA
- the LOC107993712 gene encoding mitogen-activated protein kinase kinase kinase kinase 5 isoform X7, giving the protein MALNANALSSDISRRNPQDEYELIQRIGSGTYGDVYKAKRLSTNDLAAIKVIKLEPGDDFAIIQQEILMMKDCRHPNIIAYYGSYLRRDKLWICMEYCGGGSLQDIYHITGPLSEIQIAYMCRETLLGLAYLHSMGKMHRDIKGANILLTEAGDVKLADFGVSAQITATINKRKSFIGTPYWMAPEVAAVERKGGYNQLCDIWACGITAIELAELQPPMFDLHPMRALFLMSKSGFKPPTLKDRDKWSPTFHNFVKIALTKNPKKRPTAEKLLQHTFFQGEMNKRLALELLQKVSNPSHMFTELEADEDGAVPNVPQRIASRHTARPRPKSPIPQLDSDDQINLDGTLQRDVISPSVDTNPSWDIMDIMNNVKSVHNCDVHPDCGIGTAFEDVQEKATLPLGESSNDCEVHGAYYNISGSQASPRRHSSVDELYGLVNSTQSLAAMNGQRQRSLSDSGPRDESPQSNGQNEMSGEGDREGMSPDLLSDTPPVPPRRRDRKRHTPPRPISNGLPPTPKVHMGACFSKVFNGCPLRIHCTASWIHPDTRDQHLLIAAEEGIYNLNLNELHETAIDQLYPRRTIWMYVIKDVLMSLSGKTPQLYRHDLLAMQSKQTHRFSLHMNKIPERLVPRKFALTTKVPDTKGCTKCCVGRNPYNGYKYLCGAMPTGIFLMQWYDPLNKFMLLKHFDCTLPTPLNVFEIIITPEMEYPMVCVSVKQPYQQNKLKLDLINMNSGASWFHSDELEDMDGSATVIPRRENLHVINVTQLEKNAILVCYDNVVKVVTLQGKPRSSRKHMSELHFNFQIESIICLPDSVLAFHKHGMQGRSFKNGEVTQEISDPSRTYRLLGSDKVVMLESHLVQSGTLTESEGADLYILAGHEASY; this is encoded by the exons ATGGCTTTGAACGCTAACGCGTTATCCAGTGACATAAGCCGAAGAAATCCACAAGATGAATACGAACTCATTCAGAGGATAGGCAGCGGAACGTACGGAGATGTTTACAAG gCCAAAAGACTTTCCACGAATGATCTCGCTGCAATTAAGGTTATCAAATTGGAACCAG gagatgattttgcaataattcaacaagaaattttaatgatgaaaGATTGCAGACATCCTAATATTATTGCCTATTATGGAAGTTATTTGAGAAGAGATAAATTATGGATTTGTATGGAATATTGTGGAGGTGGTTCTTTACAAGATATATATCAca tTACTGGGCCTTTGTCAGAAATACAAATAGCATACATGTGTCGAGAAACACTTTTGGGATTGGCTTATTTGCATAGTATGGGCAAAATGCATCGTGATATTAAAGGtgccaatatattattaaccgAAGCTGGGGATGTCAAATTAGCTGATTTTGGTGTATCGGCACAAATTACTGCAACTATTAATAAAAGGAAGAGTTTCATTGGTACTCCTTATTGGATGGCACCTGAG GTTGCAGCTGTAGAAAGAAAGGGTGGTTATAATCAACTTTGTGATATTTGGGCATGTGGAATTACTGCAATAGAGTTAGCTGAATTGCAACCACCTATGTTTGATTTACATCCTATGAGAGCACTTTTTCTTATGTCCAAATCTGGATTTAAACCACCTACGTTAAAAGATCGTGACAAGTGGAGTCCAACATTCcataatttcgtaaaaattgctCTAACTAAAAATCCTAAGAAAAGACCAACtgctgaaaaattattacag cATACATTTTTTCAAGGAGAAATGAATAAACGTTTAGCTCtagaattattgcaaaaagtATCGAATCCTAGTCATATGTTCACTGAATTAGAAGCAGATGAAGATGGAGCTGTACCTAATGTTCCACAGAGGATAGCATCGCGTCATACTGCAAGACCTAGACCAAAAAGTCCTATACCACAATTAGATAGCGACG atCAAATTAATCTTGATGGAACATTGCAAAGAGATGTGATTTCTCCATCTGTAGATACTAATCCATCATGGGATATCAtggatattatgaataatgtcaag tcAGTTCATAACTGCGATGTTCATCCAGATTGTGGTATTGGCACAGCATTTGAAGATGTACAAGAAaa agCTACACTTCCTCTTGGAGAATCATCAAATGATTGTGAAGTGCATGGCgcatattacaatatatcag gATCACAAGCAAGTCCAAGACGCCATAGCTCTGTAGATGAATTATATGGTTTAGTAAACAGTACTCAATCTTTGGCTGCTATGAATGGACAACGTCAACGATCTCTTTCGGATAGTGGTCCTAGAGATGAATCTCCTCAATCAAATG gTCAAAATGAGATGTCAGGCGAGGGAGATCGAGAAGGTATGAGCCCAGATTTATTATCCGATACTCCTCCTGTTCCTCCGAGAAGAAGGGATAGAAAACGTCATACACCTCCTAGACCTATCAGCAATGGACTGCCACCAACACCTAAAGTTCATATGGGAGCATGTTTTTCGAAA gtaTTTAATGGTTGTCCATTAAGAATACATTGTACTGCAAGTTGGATTCATCCAGATACAAGGGATCAGCATTTATTAATTGCAGCAGAAGaaggaatttataatttaaatttaaatgaacttCATGAAACTGCAATAGATCAATTATATCCAAGACGAACTATTTGGATGTATGTCATCAAAGATGTTCTCATGTCTTTATCtg gaaAAACTCCTCAATTATATAGACATGATTTATTAGCAATGCAAAGCAAACAAACCCATAGGTTTTCATTACACATGAATAAAATACCTGAAAGATTAGTCCCTAGAAAATTTGCCCTAACTACAAAAGTACCAGACACAAAAGGTTGTACTAAATGCTGTGTAGGAAGAAATCCATATAATgg atataaatatttatgtggtGCAATGCCaactggaatatttttaatgcaatggTATGATCCTCTTAATAAATTCATGTTGTTAAAGCATTTTGATTGTACATTACCAACACCACTAaatgtatttgaaattattattacacctGAAATGGAATATCCAATGGTGTGTGTATCTGTGAAACAACCAtatcaacaaaataaattaaaattggatttaaTCAATATGAATTCAGGAGCAAGTTGGTTTCATAGTGATGAATTGGAAGATATGGATGGTTCtg ctaCTGTGATACCAAGAAGAGAAAATCTTCATGTTATCAATGTTACACagttagaaaaaaatgcaatattagTCTGTTACGAta atgtaGTAAAAGTGGTAACATTGCAAGGAAAACCTAGATCAAGCAGAAAGCACATGTcagaattacattttaattttcaaattgaatccATTA TTTGTTTACCAGATAGTGTGCTAGCATTTCATAAACATGGTATGCAAGGTAGAAGTTTCAAAAACGGTGAAGTTACACAAGAAATCAGTGATCCGAGTAGAACATACAGATTACTTGGATCAGATAA agttGTGATGCTGGAAAGCCATTTAGTTCAATCAGGCACACTGACTGAATCCGAAGGCGCGGATTTGTATATACTTGCTGGACACGAAGCCAGTTATTAA